Proteins encoded by one window of Streptomyces uncialis:
- a CDS encoding IS110 family RNA-guided transposase gives MIDISGIGAFLGLDVGKGGHHATAVTPAGKKAFDKRLPNSEPKLREVFGKLQAKHGTVLVVVDQPASIGALPLAVARDMGCPVAYLPGLTMRRIADLYPGEAKTDARDAFVIADAARVMPHTLRSVDLEDETIAELEMIVGFDDDLAGEATRISNRLRGLLTQIHPSLERVLGPRVQHPAVLRLLDHFGSPAQIRKAGRRRLVTLIRPKAPRMAERLVDDIFTALDEQTVVVPGTGAAALIVPSLANSLQAVLDQRRLLAARIEELLEDHPLSKVLTSMPGIGVRTGARILIDVGDGSSFPSAAHLAAYAGLAPATRSSGSSIRGEQPSRRGNKQLKRAFFLSAFAALADPVSRAYYDKKISQGKHHTQALLCLARRRADVLFAMLRDGTFYEPQPAPSA, from the coding sequence GTGATCGACATCAGCGGCATCGGCGCCTTCCTCGGCCTGGACGTCGGTAAGGGCGGACACCACGCCACCGCCGTCACCCCGGCCGGGAAGAAAGCCTTCGACAAGCGGCTGCCCAACAGTGAGCCCAAGCTCCGCGAGGTGTTCGGGAAACTGCAGGCCAAGCACGGAACCGTGCTCGTCGTGGTCGACCAGCCGGCCTCCATCGGCGCACTGCCGCTGGCCGTCGCGAGAGACATGGGCTGCCCGGTCGCCTATCTGCCGGGGCTGACGATGCGGCGGATCGCCGATCTCTACCCGGGCGAGGCCAAGACCGATGCCCGCGACGCGTTCGTCATCGCGGACGCGGCCCGCGTCATGCCTCACACGCTCCGCTCGGTCGATCTCGAGGACGAGACCATCGCCGAGCTGGAGATGATCGTCGGCTTCGACGACGACCTGGCCGGTGAAGCGACGCGGATCAGCAACCGGCTTCGGGGCCTGCTGACGCAGATCCATCCGTCGCTGGAACGGGTTCTGGGGCCGCGAGTGCAGCACCCGGCCGTGCTCAGGCTGCTCGACCATTTCGGCTCGCCCGCCCAGATACGCAAGGCCGGACGGCGTCGGCTCGTGACGCTGATCCGTCCGAAGGCCCCGCGGATGGCCGAGCGTCTTGTCGATGACATTTTCACGGCACTGGATGAACAGACCGTCGTCGTTCCGGGCACCGGCGCGGCTGCACTGATCGTTCCCAGCCTCGCCAACTCGCTCCAGGCGGTTCTTGACCAGCGCAGACTCCTCGCCGCCCGGATCGAGGAACTGCTGGAGGACCACCCTCTTTCCAAGGTCCTGACGTCCATGCCGGGGATCGGCGTCAGGACCGGAGCACGCATCCTCATCGACGTCGGCGACGGCAGCTCGTTCCCGTCCGCCGCCCACCTCGCCGCCTACGCCGGCCTCGCCCCAGCGACCCGCAGCTCGGGCTCGTCAATCCGTGGTGAGCAACCGTCCAGGAGGGGAAACAAGCAGCTCAAACGGGCCTTCTTCCTCTCCGCGTTCGCCGCCCTGGCCGACCCGGTCTCCAGGGCCTACTACGACAAGAAGATCAGCCAGGGCAAACACCACACCCAAGCTCTCCTCTGCCTCGCCCGACGACGAGCCGACGTGCTCTTCGCCATGCTCCGCGACGGCACCTTCTACGAACCCCAACCCGCCCCATCAGCTTGA
- a CDS encoding GNAT family N-acetyltransferase, with the protein MDDAADLGRFLVRSAHESESDALVGIDSVAVGGDAGRRASIRRWCQQGLVVVAEDTSGLLGYCVVEYTFFEQGFVTMLMVAPSARGRGVGRRLLDAAAASCTTPKLFTSANVSNQPMQRLLQKAGWIPAGLLHGLDEGDPELFYLHRPQTGRTHV; encoded by the coding sequence ATGGACGATGCGGCAGACCTCGGCAGGTTCCTTGTGCGCAGCGCGCATGAGTCGGAGTCGGACGCGCTGGTTGGTATCGACTCGGTCGCGGTCGGAGGTGACGCCGGGAGACGGGCGAGCATCCGAAGATGGTGCCAGCAGGGCCTCGTTGTCGTGGCAGAGGACACGTCTGGCCTGCTCGGCTACTGCGTGGTCGAGTACACGTTCTTCGAGCAGGGCTTCGTCACGATGCTCATGGTGGCCCCGTCGGCCCGCGGCAGGGGTGTTGGCCGTCGCTTGCTGGACGCTGCGGCCGCCTCGTGCACGACACCGAAGCTCTTCACCTCGGCCAATGTCTCCAACCAGCCGATGCAGCGACTGCTCCAGAAGGCCGGATGGATCCCGGCCGGCCTTCTCCACGGCCTCGACGAGGGCGACCCCGAGCTGTTCTACCTCCACCGACCACAAACCGGACGGACGCACGTGTGA
- a CDS encoding fucose-binding lectin II translates to MSSWAGATPQGTTTLTRPNSSPLQGTFTYSDGGESGKPSKLNNGGPYSIGTYNMLIIVAENGDDSDYNDAIIEFSWHTPR, encoded by the coding sequence ATGTCGTCCTGGGCCGGTGCCACCCCGCAGGGGACGACCACCCTCACCCGCCCCAACAGCAGCCCCCTCCAGGGCACCTTCACGTACAGCGACGGCGGGGAGTCGGGCAAGCCGAGCAAGCTCAACAACGGCGGGCCCTACAGCATCGGCACCTACAACATGCTGATCATCGTCGCCGAGAACGGCGACGACTCCGACTACAACGACGCCATCATCGAGTTCAGCTGGCACACACCCCGCTAG
- a CDS encoding DUF6300 family protein, whose product MRAAHKEPAEVCRIVHEPMLSVRPGGTSRSRALHWNGPLMTGVWMELCPACAARRPAASAFIRWHRDPDRDPNALPRLFGDWETETLHDHGWARAPEPATPPGPPVHPRLMPRGEG is encoded by the coding sequence ATGCGCGCTGCGCACAAGGAACCTGCCGAGGTCTGCCGCATCGTCCATGAGCCCATGCTCTCAGTTCGCCCCGGAGGCACGTCCCGCTCGCGAGCGCTGCACTGGAACGGCCCGCTGATGACGGGTGTGTGGATGGAGCTCTGCCCGGCCTGCGCCGCCCGCCGTCCCGCCGCCTCCGCGTTCATCCGCTGGCACCGGGACCCCGACCGCGACCCCAACGCCTTGCCCCGGCTGTTCGGGGACTGGGAGACCGAGACCCTGCACGACCACGGCTGGGCCCGTGCCCCGGAGCCCGCAACGCCGCCCGGCCCACCGGTTCACCCGCGTCTCATGCCGCGCGGGGAGGGCTGA
- a CDS encoding ricin-type beta-trefoil lectin domain protein has protein sequence MAIAFRRTLALAALALTASLLPATGAGASETAAPSQRVPGRYCLANAWGTPDISSKPCDNADRGQQWTVSGQQISLTNARGYCLANAWGTPGISTKPCDPADQGQYWSVSGQQISLTFDSAYCLANAWGTPNISTKPCDSADRGQHWVIFNNQISLALA, from the coding sequence ATGGCAATCGCATTCCGCAGGACGCTCGCCCTCGCCGCGCTGGCCCTGACGGCCTCGCTCCTCCCGGCCACCGGGGCGGGGGCCTCGGAGACCGCCGCCCCGTCCCAGCGTGTCCCCGGCCGCTACTGTCTGGCCAACGCCTGGGGCACGCCGGACATCTCGAGCAAGCCGTGCGACAACGCCGACCGCGGCCAGCAGTGGACCGTCTCGGGGCAGCAGATCTCCCTCACCAACGCGCGGGGTTACTGTCTCGCCAACGCCTGGGGCACCCCGGGCATCTCCACGAAGCCGTGCGACCCCGCCGACCAGGGCCAGTACTGGTCCGTCTCGGGGCAGCAGATCTCCCTCACCTTCGACTCGGCCTACTGTCTCGCCAACGCCTGGGGAACCCCGAACATCTCGACCAAGCCGTGCGACAGCGCCGACCGCGGCCAGCACTGGGTGATCTTCAACAACCAGATCAGCCTCGCCCTCGCCTGA
- a CDS encoding profilin, with translation MSWQSYVDNDLVGSGRVQAAAIIDAANGNTRATTAGLLKPGEGAAIVALFRKPADVFAKGVTVSGVKYMGIKGDSRSVYGKKGATGVVLVKTNQSILIGRYNETQQPGDAALVVEQLADRLIEQGD, from the coding sequence ATGTCCTGGCAGTCGTACGTGGACAACGATCTTGTGGGTTCGGGCCGGGTCCAGGCCGCGGCCATCATCGACGCCGCGAACGGGAACACCCGGGCGACAACCGCCGGGCTGCTCAAGCCCGGCGAGGGCGCCGCCATCGTGGCACTGTTCAGGAAGCCGGCCGACGTCTTCGCCAAGGGCGTCACCGTCAGCGGTGTCAAGTACATGGGGATCAAGGGGGACTCCCGCTCGGTCTACGGCAAGAAGGGCGCCACCGGCGTCGTCCTGGTCAAGACCAACCAGAGCATCCTCATCGGCCGCTACAACGAGACACAGCAGCCGGGCGACGCCGCACTGGTCGTGGAACAGCTCGCCGACCGCCTCATCGAGCAAGGCGACTAG